The genomic window TGGGGTTCACGCCCGTGTTCCGTCGCTCAGAGCTCGCGGATGCAATGCTCAACTCGCTGGCGGACGACTGCCTGCACCTCGGGGTGACGCTGCACGCCTATGTTGTGATGCCTGAGCATCTCCATCTGCTCGCTCGCCTGCCACCCGGCAGAACTGCAGCGTCAGTCATGCGGAGCATGAAGTCCAGGTCAGCTGCAATTCTGCTGCCAATGTGTCGCCAGGAGATGGACAGCCTCCAACCTTCGGTCCATGGACGACGTGCCTTCTGGCAAGAGGGCTTCCGCAGTGTTCCCGTGTACAGTGAGGACGACGCCATTGTGAAGGTCGCCTACATCCACAACAACCCGGTGAAGCGAGGGCTGGTGCGGTCTGCGGAGGAGTATCGGTGGTCCAGCGCCTGGCTGTTCGAGCAGGGCTCGTGGTGCGAGGAGACCGGCCTGCCGCTCGACCAGGTGCTCGCTAGGCACCAACGGTGCTAGAGCGGCGCGTCGGCGGCCCGATGCCCCGGCGCGGTCCCTGGGCCGGCGGCTGCCGGGAGGTTGGAGGCGGCCGACCGGGACGCGGGCCAGGGCATGGATCGCGGCGACAGCCGACCGGGACGCGGGACGGGGCATGGATCGCGGCGACAGCCGACCGGGACGCGGGCCAGGGCATGGATCGCGGCGACAGCCGACCGGGACGCGGGCCAGGGCATGGATCGCGGCGACAGCCGACCGGGACGCGGGACGGGGCATCGTGATCTTGCGTCTACTCCACGGTGTCCCAGAGGAAGCGGTCGTAGTCGATTACGTTGTCGTAGTTCGCGTTCATCCCGTCCACCAGAGTTGCCACTCGGACACTCTTGACGTGCCCGTCCAAGAACGCAACGGTGAACCCTTCTCCGTAGGGATGGAACGGGAACGCCTTGCCGAAGGCGATTGCCGAGGTTGCGCAAGCAGCATTGTTCGGGTCGCCGCGAGCCACGGAGTAGCACACCCAGCCGAGCTGAGTGGTCGAGAACGGCGGGATCATGCCGACGGGCTTTCGGATGGTGGTGGGAGCGAAGGGCGAGTCCACAACGAAACATCCTCCGCCGGCCGGGGAGCCGTCACTGGTTCGACCATAGATGCTGTCTACGAAGACGAGCGTGGTTGCGGGCGCGGCCACCCCCGAGACCGACGCCAGCCAGGTCGTCGGGCTCTGCGCCGTGCCGGTCTGATACGCCAGCCAGTTGTAGTTGTAGCCTAGATTGGTGTGAAACCCTTCGCAATAGCGGCGCAGATAGGGGCGATTCGCCGGAATACTGACCTCGTTGACGTTGCGTGGGTTGCGAACGTGGTTATCATCCGGGTCTCCGGGGCAGATCAGAATCTCGTAGCTCCGCATATAGCTCTGTAGGAGGGTCGGCCATGCGACGTCTTCATCGCCCACAGGGATCGTGAGGCCCCAGGTGGTGTCGAAGAAGCCTTTCTTATTGGGCGGGAACAGGTAGTCGTCGTAGTCGTTCGCGTACATGATCGCGGCCTTGACACCTTGGTTGTGGTACGACTGGCAGGCTGCCTGATGTGCCTTGAGCCGTGCTTGCGAGAACACCGGGAACAGGATGCCGGCCAAGATCGCGATGATCGCGATGACCACCAACAGTTCGATGAGCGTAAAGCCTCGCTTCGGGTCTGTCATTTCGGAACACCTCTTGGAGCCGAATCGCCACGGTCGATTGGGGCCGGACGCTACAGGATCTCCACCATACGGACGGGTGGAGGCTCTCAAATCGTTCTAAGTAAAGTAATTCCCGCAGTTTCGCGGATGCTGGGGGCGACGCGAGCCAGCACTTGCCTATTACTGCGGGAACGGCTAGAATAGGCAACGCAAAGCGTAACGAATGGGTACGCCCAGCCGTACAGGATCGCGTGTCACCTGCGCCTAAGACGCCGAGTTCCCGAAAATCGAACCGGATAGCGTCTCGTGGGCGCAGCATGAGGCGCCGGCTTGCCGTCGCCAGGACCCGGTACAGGGCGCACGGATGGAGGTTTTGATGCGTTGGTTGGCTGCAGTTTTGGTTTGCGCAGGGCTTGTGACGGCAGGTCACTCGCAGCAACCCGGTACAGATTACAGGTTCCAGGACTATGACCAGCTCTTCGTGTCGTTGGCTCAGGAGCCGGAGCGAAACATCCGGGCCACCGTAGGGGGGGACGGTTACATCGATTACCCATACATCGGCCGGGTGCTGGTGCGCGGGCGAACCGTGGCCGAGGTCCAAGAGGAGATCGTCAGCAGGCTGAAGGCCGGCGGGTATTTCGTGGCTCCCGACGTCAGCATCACGATAGAGGTGTTCCGCAAACCGCTGGCTACGGTGGTCGGGCAGGACACTGTGCAGCGACCGAACGCGTACGAATTCCGGCCTGGTCAGCGTCTGCGCGACCTCATCGGAATGGCCGGCGGCCCCATCTATGGCGCAGCGGACACCAGGCGAGCCGTTCTTCAGCGTAAGGACAGCAACGAGCGTATTCCTGTGAACCTGCGGTTCCTTCTGCAGGACGTTCGTGACGACCAGAACTACGAGTTGAAGGACGGTGACGTTCTCACAGTTCCGCGCGACGAGCAGAACTTCATCACCGTCATCGGCGAAGTGAACAACCCAGGACCCCAGGTGTACCGCGAAGGGATGAGAGTGACCGACGCGATTGCCGCAGCACGGGGCGGCATTCCCGAACGAGGCCGGCTCAGCGCGATAACCCTGCTTAGGAAAGACCCGTACGACCCCGCCAAGGTCACTCAGATACCCGTGAACCTGTTCGAGGCGATCAAGGATATCAACAAGGACCTCGTGTTGCAGAAGACGGACACGCTGGTCGTGCCGCGAACGAACAACATAGACTTGCGCAACGTTCGGGACCTCGCGAATGCGATTTATATCATCACCATCACGCTTCGGAATCGGCCATTCGACGCCGTGACCGACGCTCTGCGATAGGTTAGGTAGGGGGCGGCTCAGTGCAAAGCGGAATTCTTCAGTTCCTGGCGCCGGTTCGGCGCCGATGGTGGCTAGTGGCCATTATCGTCATCCCCATCTGCTTGATCACAGCGGCAATCTCCATTTTCTCGCCCACGATGTACGACGGTTTCGTGACGATCACCGAGAAGCGCGTGGACCCACGCACGAACGTCGAGATCTATCCCACCATGGGCATCCAGACTGTGGACGTGGAGACGAGGCTGAACAACCTCATCAACACGATCACGAGCTGGACGGTGTTGCAAAAGACGTTCCTGGACCTTGTACAAACTGGCGAGTGGAAGCCCAAAGCCAATCCTTCAGCTGGAACGAAACAGTTCAACGACGCGATCACGGAGTTCACCTCTTCAGTGGACATCGAGCCAGTCCGCGGCTCCGAGTTGATCCGAATCCACTTCAAGGCTGATTCGCAGGAGGCCGCAATGGCGGGGATCAGCCGGCTCTACACGAACTTCCGTGACCACTACATCGAGCTGAACAGTGCCGCGGGCCTGAGAGAGCGCGAGTTTATCGAGGCGATGCTCGCCAAGGCGAGACAGGACTTTGCCGACGTCGTGGAGCGGAGGAAGAAGTACATCGCGGAGAATGAAGCTGTTGCACTCCAGGCTTCGACCTCCAGCCTGGTGAACCTTCGCGGGGAGACGCTTTCACAGATGAATCAGGCGGAGCGGGACCTCGCGATGTCCCAACGCTCGCAGGCCGTCTACCAGGCCGTGAAGGCCGAAAACCAGAAGCAGCCCCTCATCCCGACCGCCACGGCCCAGGCGATGAACCCGGTGTACGACCAGATCAAGCGCCAACTTGCGTCCGTTGAGGCAGAGTTATCGTCGCGCCTCCAGACGTATGGTCCCAACCACCCCCGCATGCGCGAGTTGGCACAGCAGAAGCAGGCTCTTATGGAAAAGGAAGCGGAGCTACTTCGAGCGAAGGAGGCTTACCTTCTGTCCGGCAAGTCCGAGACTCGTAGCTCCGAGTTGACGGAGGCGGAGCGAAACGTCAACCTGACCGAAGCGAACATAGTTGCCGCGAGGGCTAGGAAGGCGGTCCTCAACGTGCAGCTGGAGGACATCGAGCAGAAGCTGCAGCAGGTGCCTGAGAAGGAGCGGGGTCTGGCCCTGATCGAGGCGGAGTACGTCTCGCGACAGCGCGACCTCGATTTGCTTCAGACACGACTTACCGAAGCGAAGATCAAAGAAGAGGATGCGAAGAACGTACGCCTTACGATGGTGGACGACGCGTTCGTCCGGGTTATCCCGAAAAAGACCCTAATCAAGCTCGCGATCGCCTTCGGCCTCAGCTTCGCGCTCTCCGTGGGTTTGGTGCTGGTTCTCGGCCAGTTCGATGCCGGAGCGTACAGTCCGATGCAGGCGGAGAACGCGCTGGGCTACCCGGTCATCGGGTCGCTTCCGCGTACTCGCCAGGCTCAGCTTCCGAAGACGACCGAGACGGCGTCACCGCTCGCCTCTTCGTTCCAGGTGCTTTCCACCAACATCGTGGAGATGCGGAACCGGTTGCAGGGTCCGGCCATCGTGGTAGCGAGTGCCGAGCCGAACGTCGGGCGCAGTTCGGTGGCTGCCAACCTGGCGGTGAGCCTGGCCAGGGACGGCTCACGCGTCGTGCTGGTGGATGGAGACATGCGAGAGCCGTCACTTCACCGCCACTTCGACGTCGAGAACCGCAGTGGGTTGGCGGAGATTCTGGCCGGCACGGCGGCCATAGAGGATGTGTGCATGCCGACACCGGTGGACGGGTTGTTGCTGATCACTGCTGGCAAGCCGCCTGCTAACCCGGTCCGACTGCTGCGTGACGTGGGGTTGGAACGGTTCATCGAGCAGGTATCGAAGGCTGCGGACTTCGTGATATTCGACAGCCCGGCTGGCTCTGCGTTTGCGGATGCTGACGTGCTTGCCGGAACGCTTCAGAACGTGCTGCTCATCCACGAGGCCGGGTCACCGGCAACGATCAGCGAGGCGGAGTTCCACAAGCGGCTCGAGCGTCTGGGCATCAACATTATCGGCGTTGCGTTGAACAAGGTCCGACCCGAGGACTGCTCTGGCTACATCACCTTCCGGCGAGCTTACGAGGCCTCGCTGATGGCGCGCGAGGTGCCCAGCATACCCACCGAGCGACCCGCACTCGACAAGCCCAAACGGGAGAAAGCCGAGGCACCACGTCGGCCGGATGTCGAGGCGGATGACGAGGACGACGAGGTCTAGTTGGTTGGGTGGCGCCGCGACCGACGCGGCGCCACCCCTTATGCATGAATATGAGACTGGCAAAGAGAGCGACACAGGCACAGACGGTCTCCGTTTTCGAGGGCCGGATACCCTATCGCCATGTGCAATACCGGGTGTTCAAACGCGTGCTGGACGTGACGGGTTCTGCCGCCATGCTGCTGCTGCTGTTCCCACTCATGGCTGCCATTGCGCTAGCCGTCAAGCTGACTTCCCCTGGCCCGGTGATCTTCATGCAGCCGCGGGTGGGGCTCCGCGGGCGAACGTTTATGTTCCTGAAGTTCCGCTCCATGTACATGGATGCCGAGCAGCGGCTCCGAGAAGTGGGCGGGCTGAACGAGAAGGATGGACCGATCTTCAAGATCAAGAACGACCCCAGGGTCACGCCGATCGGCCGGACGCTGCGCAAGTTCAGCCTCGACGAGCTGCCGCAGCTCATCAACGTGCTGCGCGGGGACATGAGCCTGGTGGGACCACGTCCGCCATTGCCCCGCGAGGTGGAGAAGTATGATGAAGAGAGCTATGTACGGCTCTGCGTGACTCCGGGCATTACTTGCCTTTGGCAAATCTGCGGCCGCAGCGATCTATCCTTTGTGGATTGGGTCCGACTAGACAGGTTCTACATCGAGCACATGTCGTTCTGGCTCGATCTGAAGATTCTGCTCTTGACCATTCCTGCAGTGCTGAAAGGACAAGGAGCATACTAGCCGGGTGGGATAGAGGCGCGCGCAAGGCGGGCATGTCGGCACGTGGCGACCACCATCGGCAACGACATAGGGGTATCGGTTGAATCGGATACTGGTAACGGGCGGGGCCGGCTTCATCGGAGGCTTCGTCGTCGAACAACTGCTGAGCGCGGGGAAGGCCGTTCGGGTGCTAGACGACCTGTCCACTGGCTCGATGGACACGCTGGACGGTCTGGTTGGCAATCTGGAGTTTCAGCGTGGGGACATCCGCGACGAGAAGGCGGTTCGCGCCGCGGTTGCCGACGTTTCCGGCATCATTCACCTGGCTGCCGACATCTCGGTCCCCGATTCGCTGAACAATCCACTTCACACCTACTCGGTCAACGTGATGGGTACGTTGACGGTGCTGGAAGAGGCGCGTCGTGCGGGGGTGGAGAGCTGCGTGATAGCCAGCTCGGCCGCCGTGTACGGAGAGCCTGTTGGGAGCAAGCAATCCGAGGACTCGCCTACGCTGCCCCTGTCGCCCTACGGGGCGAGCAAGCTGGAGTGCGAGCAACTTGCCTCGCTTTACAGTCGCGCATTTGCGGTGCCGACGCTTTGCCTACGGTTGTTCAATGTTTACGGGCCCCGGCAGAGGCATGATTCGCCCTATGCCGCCGTGATCCCCATTTTTCTCTCGCGCATGATGCAGGGGCTGCCACCGCAGGTTTTCGGTGACGGTCAGCAGCGACGTGACTTCGTGTTCGTCGGCGACGTGGCGCGGGCCCTGATTGGAGCGCTGGGGCACCCCGAGCTTGCTCCAGGCGTGTACAACGTGGCATCTGGCACGAGCTGCAACCTGCTGGACCTTATCGCAGAGATCAACCGGAGCCTGGGCACGGCGCTGCAACCCGAGTTCTTGCCGGAGCGGAAGGGAGACATCCGTGAGAGCGTCGCCGACATCTCGCGGGCTCGTCACGAGCTGGGCTTCTCGCCTGCCGTGTCACTGGCGGAAGGAATCTCCCGAATCGTCCACGAGCGCGTTGTCCCGACGGAGGCGGTCGGTGGCTGATGCTGCGCAGGCTGCAGAACAGGTTGCCGTTGACGCCAAGCCTCTGCCTCTTAGCTTGCTCGTGGCGATGCGCCCGAGGCAGTGGGCGAAGAATTTCCTGCTGTTCGGCGGGCTCATCTTTAGCGGGAGCTTTGCGAAGCCCGAGCTGGTACTTCGTTCGTTCGCAGCCTTCGCCCTGTTCTGCGCGCTGTCGAGTGGGGTGTACCTTCTGAACGATGTGCGCGACCGAGAGCGGGACGCGCTGCACCCTGAGAAGAGGAGACGGCCCATCGCTTCCGGCCGTGTCTCGGTCGGTCTCGCCGTGGGGACGGCAGTGGTGCTGCTGGTAGCCGGGATCGGATTGGGCTTCGCTCTGGACCTTGGCTTCGGTGGTGTCGGGACTCTCTACCTTGTCTTACAGGGCGCGTACACCTATGCGCTGAAACAGGTCGTGATTCTCGACGTCTTTCTGGTTGCTGCCGGCTTCGTGCTTCGGGCTCTTGCCGGCGCGGTTGTTCTGGACGTGCGGTTTTCGCCCTGGCTGTTCCTGTGCACGATGATGCTCGCGCTTTTCCTAGGTTTCGGCAAGCGGAGGCACGAGTTGTTGTCGCTGGGTGCCGAAAGCGGCATGCACCGGAACGCGCTGAGGGAGTACACGCCCAACCTGCTGGACCACGCGGTCGTGGTGAGCGCAGCATGCACCGTAATGTCCTATGCGCTCTACACGATCCAGTCGACGACGGGTCAGTCC from Fimbriimonadia bacterium includes these protein-coding regions:
- a CDS encoding GDP-mannose 4,6-dehydratase, whose translation is MNRILVTGGAGFIGGFVVEQLLSAGKAVRVLDDLSTGSMDTLDGLVGNLEFQRGDIRDEKAVRAAVADVSGIIHLAADISVPDSLNNPLHTYSVNVMGTLTVLEEARRAGVESCVIASSAAVYGEPVGSKQSEDSPTLPLSPYGASKLECEQLASLYSRAFAVPTLCLRLFNVYGPRQRHDSPYAAVIPIFLSRMMQGLPPQVFGDGQQRRDFVFVGDVARALIGALGHPELAPGVYNVASGTSCNLLDLIAEINRSLGTALQPEFLPERKGDIRESVADISRARHELGFSPAVSLAEGISRIVHERVVPTEAVGG
- a CDS encoding polysaccharide biosynthesis tyrosine autokinase, which codes for MQSGILQFLAPVRRRWWLVAIIVIPICLITAAISIFSPTMYDGFVTITEKRVDPRTNVEIYPTMGIQTVDVETRLNNLINTITSWTVLQKTFLDLVQTGEWKPKANPSAGTKQFNDAITEFTSSVDIEPVRGSELIRIHFKADSQEAAMAGISRLYTNFRDHYIELNSAAGLREREFIEAMLAKARQDFADVVERRKKYIAENEAVALQASTSSLVNLRGETLSQMNQAERDLAMSQRSQAVYQAVKAENQKQPLIPTATAQAMNPVYDQIKRQLASVEAELSSRLQTYGPNHPRMRELAQQKQALMEKEAELLRAKEAYLLSGKSETRSSELTEAERNVNLTEANIVAARARKAVLNVQLEDIEQKLQQVPEKERGLALIEAEYVSRQRDLDLLQTRLTEAKIKEEDAKNVRLTMVDDAFVRVIPKKTLIKLAIAFGLSFALSVGLVLVLGQFDAGAYSPMQAENALGYPVIGSLPRTRQAQLPKTTETASPLASSFQVLSTNIVEMRNRLQGPAIVVASAEPNVGRSSVAANLAVSLARDGSRVVLVDGDMREPSLHRHFDVENRSGLAEILAGTAAIEDVCMPTPVDGLLLITAGKPPANPVRLLRDVGLERFIEQVSKAADFVIFDSPAGSAFADADVLAGTLQNVLLIHEAGSPATISEAEFHKRLERLGINIIGVALNKVRPEDCSGYITFRRAYEASLMAREVPSIPTERPALDKPKREKAEAPRRPDVEADDEDDEV
- a CDS encoding decaprenyl-phosphate phosphoribosyltransferase produces the protein MADAAQAAEQVAVDAKPLPLSLLVAMRPRQWAKNFLLFGGLIFSGSFAKPELVLRSFAAFALFCALSSGVYLLNDVRDRERDALHPEKRRRPIASGRVSVGLAVGTAVVLLVAGIGLGFALDLGFGGVGTLYLVLQGAYTYALKQVVILDVFLVAAGFVLRALAGAVVLDVRFSPWLFLCTMMLALFLGFGKRRHELLSLGAESGMHRNALREYTPNLLDHAVVVSAACTVMSYALYTIQSTTGQSNPYLMLTIPFVLYGVLRYLYHLYTQREGGSPDKLLFQDPHLLLTVGLWVLVAILAMVLGKTGVE
- a CDS encoding transposase, yielding MRYRHWLNVGQGDETVFVTTGVLGFTPVFRRSELADAMLNSLADDCLHLGVTLHAYVVMPEHLHLLARLPPGRTAASVMRSMKSRSAAILLPMCRQEMDSLQPSVHGRRAFWQEGFRSVPVYSEDDAIVKVAYIHNNPVKRGLVRSAEEYRWSSAWLFEQGSWCEETGLPLDQVLARHQRC
- a CDS encoding sugar transferase, with the protein product MNMRLAKRATQAQTVSVFEGRIPYRHVQYRVFKRVLDVTGSAAMLLLLFPLMAAIALAVKLTSPGPVIFMQPRVGLRGRTFMFLKFRSMYMDAEQRLREVGGLNEKDGPIFKIKNDPRVTPIGRTLRKFSLDELPQLINVLRGDMSLVGPRPPLPREVEKYDEESYVRLCVTPGITCLWQICGRSDLSFVDWVRLDRFYIEHMSFWLDLKILLLTIPAVLKGQGAY
- a CDS encoding SLBB domain-containing protein; the protein is MMRWLAAVLVCAGLVTAGHSQQPGTDYRFQDYDQLFVSLAQEPERNIRATVGGDGYIDYPYIGRVLVRGRTVAEVQEEIVSRLKAGGYFVAPDVSITIEVFRKPLATVVGQDTVQRPNAYEFRPGQRLRDLIGMAGGPIYGAADTRRAVLQRKDSNERIPVNLRFLLQDVRDDQNYELKDGDVLTVPRDEQNFITVIGEVNNPGPQVYREGMRVTDAIAAARGGIPERGRLSAITLLRKDPYDPAKVTQIPVNLFEAIKDINKDLVLQKTDTLVVPRTNNIDLRNVRDLANAIYIITITLRNRPFDAVTDALR
- a CDS encoding prepilin-type N-terminal cleavage/methylation domain-containing protein, which produces MTDPKRGFTLIELLVVIAIIAILAGILFPVFSQARLKAHQAACQSYHNQGVKAAIMYANDYDDYLFPPNKKGFFDTTWGLTIPVGDEDVAWPTLLQSYMRSYEILICPGDPDDNHVRNPRNVNEVSIPANRPYLRRYCEGFHTNLGYNYNWLAYQTGTAQSPTTWLASVSGVAAPATTLVFVDSIYGRTSDGSPAGGGCFVVDSPFAPTTIRKPVGMIPPFSTTQLGWVCYSVARGDPNNAACATSAIAFGKAFPFHPYGEGFTVAFLDGHVKSVRVATLVDGMNANYDNVIDYDRFLWDTVE